The Tenrec ecaudatus isolate mTenEca1 chromosome 9, mTenEca1.hap1, whole genome shotgun sequence genome window below encodes:
- the DNAJB9 gene encoding dnaJ homolog subfamily B member 9 → MATPQSVFIFAICILMITELILASKSYYDILGVPTSASERQIKKAFHKLAMKYHPDKNKSPDAEAKFREIAEAYETLSDASRRKEYDTVGHSAFTNGKGQRGGGSSFEQSFNFNFDDLFKDFGFFGQNQNTRSKKHFEKHFHTRQDGSSRQRHHFQEFSFGGGLFDDMFEDMEKMFSFSGFDTNSHHTVQTDNRFHGSSKHCRTVTQRRGNMVTTYTDCSGQ, encoded by the exons ATGGCTACTCCCCAGTCAGTTTTCATCTTCGCAATCTGCATTTTAATGATAACAGAATTAATTCTGGCCTCGAAAAGTTACTATGACATCTTAGGTGTGCCAACATCAGCATCAGAGCGCCAAATCAAGAAGGCCTTTCACAAGTTGGCCATGAAGTACCACCCTGACAAAAATAAGAGCCCCGATGCTGAAGCAAAGTTCAGAGAGATTGCAGAAG CATATGAAACCCTCTCGGATGCAAGCAGGAGAAAAGAGTATGATACAGTTGGACATAGTGCTTTTACTAATGGGAAAGGACAAAGAGGCGGTGGTAGTTCTTTTGAGCAGTCATTTAACTTCAACTTTGATGACTTATTTAAAGACTTTGGATTTTTTGGTCAAAACCAAAACACTCGGTCCAAGAAGCATTTTGAGAAGCACTTCCATACTCGCCAGGATGGTTCCAGTAGACAAAGGCATCATTTCCAGGAGTTTTCTTTTGGAGGCGGACTATTTGATGACATGTTTGAAGATATggagaaaatgttttctttcagtgGCTTCGACACTAACAGTCATCATACCGTACAGACTGACAATAGATTCCACGGATCTAGCAAGCACTGCAGGACTGTCACTCAGCGAAGAGGAAACATGGTCACCACATACACGGACTGTTCTGGACAGTAG
- the THAP5 gene encoding THAP domain-containing protein 5, giving the protein MPRYCAAVCCKNRRGRNNKDRKLSFYPFPLHDKERLEKWLRNMKRDSWVPSKYQFLCSDHFTPDSLDVRWGIRYLKQTAVPTIFSASGDSQGRDASKKRSHKTELEDEHEVFQKAKSEEAFVSNESKKNTVNTDVLPKYTELFDSTGLVTPLAPKAESMQNNILTLNLVKQDIGQPESTLETTFNEGVGVGGFHTSFENINSTTITLTTSDSEDIQHSLETQEIFEITTNRIASPNFTDNSVEIKSTQEHPVVFSTISQTIGDLNANKESVIAIFVPTENSRPRVNSFVPAQLDTVEMEDTDTEDSFFKDVDYGTEVLQIEHSYCRQDINKEHLWQKVSKLHSKITLLELKEQQTLGRLKSLEALIRQLQQENWLSEENVKIIENHFTTYEVTML; this is encoded by the exons ATGCCCCGCTATTGTGCAGCGGTTTGCTGTAAGAACCGCCGGGGACGGAATAATAAAGACCGGAAGCTGAGTTTTTACCC GTTCCCACTGCATGACAAAGAGAGACTTGAAAAATGGCTAAGGAACATGAAACGAGATTCCTGGGTTCCTAGCAAATACCAGTTCCTGTGTAGTGACCATTTTACTCCCGACTCTCTCGATGTCAGATGGGGTATTCGATATTTGAAACAAACTGCAGTTCCAACAATATTTTCCGCATCTGGCGACAGTCAG gGAAGAGATGCTTCCAAAAAAAGGTCTCATAAGACAGAATTAGAAGATGAACATGAAGTGTTCCAAAAAGCCAAGTCAGAAGAAGCATTTGTATCAAATGAGTCAAAGAAAAATACAGTTAACACTGATGTGCTCCCTAAATATACAGAATTATTTGACTCAACTGGTTTGGTGACGCCACTAGCTCCCAAAGCAGAGAGTATGCAAAATAATATATTAACTCTCAACCTGGTTAAACAAGATATTGGACAGCCAGAGTCCACTTTGGAAACCACGTTTAACGAAGGTGTAGGTGTAGGTGGTTTTCACACATCTTTTGAGAATATAAATTCTACCACTATTACTCTGACCACTTCCGATTCAGAAGATATTCAGCACTCTTTGGAAACCCAAGAAATATTTGAGATAACTACCAATCGTATAGCTAGTCCAAATTTTACAGATAATTCTGTGGAAATTAAGTCAACACAGGAACATCCTGTCGTATTCAGCACAATTTCTCAAACAATTGGAGACTTAAATGCAAATAAGGAATCTGTTATTGCGATTTTTGTCCCCACGGAAAATTCTAGGCCTAGAGTGAATTCTTTTGTACCTGCCCAACTAGACACTGTGGAAATGGAGGACACAGACACCGAAGATTCCTTCTTCAAGGACGTTGACTATGGTACAGAAGTTTTGCAAATTGAACATTCGTACTGCAGACAAGACATAAATAAGGAACATCTTTGGCAGAAAGTGTCTAAGCTACATTCAAAGATAACTCTCCTTGAACTAAAAGAGCAACAGACTCTGGGAAGATTAAAGTCCTTGGAAGCTCTCATAAGGCAGCTACAGCAGGAAAACTGGCTCTCTGAAGAAAACGTCAAGATTATAGAAAACCATTTCACCACGTACGAAGTTACTATGTTATAA